Genomic segment of Rana temporaria chromosome 12, aRanTem1.1, whole genome shotgun sequence:
aggccaggttttatgtattaccttggggggagattcagactagaatactgcaatcactgaccagcaaattatatcacccgtcatgtattttttattttattttttttaacaggagaTGTAACCTGCAATGTATTCCAGTTATCTTGCaaccctggcctgttagtgggccctgtggacaggagttgatgaccactgctatagacaATACTATAACCATTACCACTAACAGCAAACAAATGCAAAAATGGTAATGAGAATAAAAGgattgtaaaacttttttttttttttaattaaaataataaacatgttattggTTGTTATTGGCTACGGGTTCACCCATTACACacataaggccccattcacacgaggcggactccgttcctacggattagtccgctgagccgacggatgacaagctcctctctgctcactgacctctggccacatactgtACTGCATAcataagtaggaacaacgatctgtctcctctcccccgaCAGAACCGGGATttatgtgtttacacacgcagATCCCGGTTCTCGGTCTGtcacgatcgcgggtgcccagcaggCCTTGGCGCCCGTTGGGCACGCGCATCAGCTTCCGGGGACACCTGGTGGCGTGCGCGCACACGCTGTCTGAGTCGTCTTtaaagagccgacgtacagctacgacggctcgcgcaggggagccaacctgcggcGGTCTATTTTTAGACTgtacctttacatttttttatcactttcatGGTTctcacaaggaatggaaacatccctcgTCATGACAACaggcagtgacaggtcctctttactgaGATTACCAGACCCCAGAGGTCTCCTCTGCCCAAGACCGATAGGATCCAATGCTTTTTACAAAACGGCGAACACGGCAGGGACAAAATGCACGTCGCTTCCGGTTTCTTAGACCATAGAGATGGCTCTGGCCCCCAATCAGCTCTGTGGTCAGGAATCATCCCAGTATAATCAGTGaaagtaggtgggggggggggggggatgtagtaGTAGGTGGTCACCTGGTGATAGGTGGTNNNNNNNNNNNNNNNNNNNNNNNNNNNNNNNNNNNNNNNNNNNNNNNNNNNNNNNNNNNNNNNNNNNNNNNNNNNNNNNNNNNNNNNNNNNNNNNNNNNNNNNNNNNNNNNNNNNNNNNNNNNNNNNNNNNNNNNNNNNNNNNNNNNNNNNNNNNNNNNNNNNNNNNNNNNNNNNNNNNNNNNNNNNNNNNNNNNNNNNNNNNNNNNNNNNNNNNNNNNNNNNNNNNNNNNNNNNNNNNNNNNNNNNNNNNNNNNNNNNNNNNNNNNNNNNNNNNNNNNNNNNNNNNNNNNNNNNNNNNNNNNNNNNNNNNNNNNNNNNNNNNNNNNNNNNNNNNNNNNNNNNNNNNNNNNNNNNNNNNNNNNNNNNNNNNNNNNNNNNNNNNNNNNNNNNNNNNNNNNNNNNNNNNNNNNNNNNNNNNNNNNNNNNNNNNNNNNNNNNNNNNNNNNNNNNNNNNNNNNNNNNNNNNNNNNNNNNNNNNNNNNNNNNNNNNNNNNNNNNNGTCTGTCATCTCTCTGTTCTCGGGGGGAACCTTGCAGTGTCGGGGATCCGGGGTTTGATTGCTTCTGTCTGTCCTCTCTCGGTTCTCGGGGGGAACCTTGCAGTGTCGGGGATCCGGGGTTTGATTGCTTCTGTCTGCCCTCTCTCGGCAGAGTGGAATCCGGGATTGGAGGGTTACAGCCTCAGCAGCCGCAGGAACATCGCCCTCCGGAATGACGGTCCCTGCCAGTCCGTCCTTTACTCCAAAAGTGCCACCTACTTCCCGGGACAGACCCTGACCTTCAGGTGAGAGCAAGTTCCTGGCATTGCCAGAGGGGGGCGCTGCACATACTGGGGGTGGGGGAAGGGTTCTGTATGGTGGGGATGTGATGGGATTGGCTGGTGAAATTCTCCCAGGGCTTCTTATAAACGGGCGTTCCTTTATGGAGGACCGGGCCCAAATGATTGCTGGTACCCCAATGGACCCCGCCTTGGTGTGGAGGGGGTTGTGAATGGGGCCCCTTTGCCGGCTCTCAGGGTGGAGTGTCTGGACTACTCCTTCAGTATGGTGTATGTCCTGCAGGGTGGAGACCACCGGACAGCCGGATATGAGGGACAGTATTGGAGTTTGTGTGGAGAAGAAGGACGGATGCGATTCGCTGCAGAGAGA
This window contains:
- the CRLF3 gene encoding cytokine receptor-like factor 3; its protein translation is HLSVLGGNLAVSGIRGLIASVCPLSVLGGNLAVSGIRGLIASVCPLSAEWNPGLEGYSLSSRRNIALRNDGPCQSVLYSKSATYFPGQTLTFRVETTGQPDMRDSIGVCVEKKDGCDSLQRDKAVCVSPSGAVYVNGKEMTNQLPPVSPGSTITFDMEVVSLGPTNNNEGPHHRRRVTISSGNREVVFDWLLEQSCGTLYFGCSFVHPSWKVLVF